In a single window of the Deinococcus malanensis genome:
- a CDS encoding spheroidene monooxygenase, which translates to MTRVPSAPGSQVASLTLNTYQPRQAWRGLIRMGTDHLHLHSVPGLTFYRLLGTGRGADLTLNADLRRWARFAVWSSLDALDRFEASAWRQQERGWLTGSCTVVLRPDRWRGRWGGVEPLGPPAAGAGGGSESPVAVLTRAAIRPARMVSFWRAVPASQQHLGSQPGLLASVGAGEVPLFHQATFSIWRRAQDMHAFAYGSAEHREVMTRTHTEGWYREELFARFGVLDVRGQWDGRDLLAALREGPGTR; encoded by the coding sequence ATGACGCGTGTCCCTTCTGCTCCGGGCAGCCAGGTCGCCAGCCTGACCCTCAACACGTATCAGCCGCGGCAGGCATGGCGGGGCCTGATCCGCATGGGGACCGATCATCTGCACCTGCACAGCGTCCCTGGGCTGACGTTCTACCGTCTGCTGGGAACCGGGCGTGGAGCGGACCTGACACTCAATGCCGACCTGCGACGATGGGCACGCTTTGCTGTATGGTCCTCGCTCGACGCGCTCGACAGATTTGAGGCCAGCGCCTGGCGGCAGCAGGAGCGTGGGTGGTTGACCGGAAGCTGCACGGTCGTGCTTCGTCCGGACCGCTGGCGTGGACGGTGGGGTGGCGTCGAGCCCCTGGGGCCTCCAGCGGCGGGAGCAGGCGGGGGCTCCGAAAGTCCAGTGGCTGTCCTGACCCGCGCGGCGATTCGTCCGGCACGAATGGTGAGCTTCTGGCGCGCCGTCCCTGCGTCGCAGCAGCACCTGGGTTCGCAGCCCGGGCTGCTGGCATCGGTCGGTGCAGGTGAGGTCCCCCTGTTCCATCAGGCGACGTTCAGCATCTGGCGCCGCGCACAGGACATGCACGCGTTCGCCTATGGAAGCGCGGAACACCGCGAGGTCATGACGCGGACCCACACTGAGGGCTGGTACCGCGAGGAGCTGTTTGCCCGCTTTGGTGTGCTGGATGTCCGGGGCCAGTGGGACGGCCGCGACCTGCTTGCAGCCTTACGGGAAGGTCCTGGAACGCGCTGA
- a CDS encoding putative bifunctional diguanylate cyclase/phosphodiesterase, with the protein MKQSAFPTTLFILLVTSLLVHFLWVATGASEGHLRHLLGNLSFFPTCLLSAALAWSLARRLSGQSRRAWTFFTAGILCWGAGQAIYTALDLSGSATFPSLADIGYLLLAPLFLCGVTQLWQPAQSRLQALSFLLDVAIIVVAVGDTIWHTSIRHVAAQYAGQPFALTVAVAYPVSTLLVVALLLVMASWRSRGIHRAQLAMLGAGLALNLVAHTLYADQASRGTYQLGQALDLMWALGFTAFGAAAYLRLRTADPAGELTQPLSVRGQHRLNLVLPFAALALSYAVLFGIHDTQALRLGDPGVVLLFVLLFARQGLAVIDTRRLTRSLEFQGRYDSLTGLLNRRSLSRDLDHKIQAAQGHKALVGVMFLDLDRMKHINDAYGHAAGDEVLRHLAQRLRSSTRSSDAIARFGGDEFVLTMTVADRGQLTQVVQRLLTAVAQPILFGDTEFHVTASIGIAVCPDDSADAVTALHHADLAMYRAKALGKNTYSFYEPHNHAVHVQHVRLEEQLRDALRHGTLELHYQPIVALTDTRMSGVEALLRWTCPGLGPVSPLKIVQVAEESGLMPELGAWVLTTAVRQLAEWRTVRPMGLTVAVNVSASQFALADFVPLVKRVLAESNLPGDALVLELTESTLIQDVEASAAKMRELKALGIRMALDDFGTGYSSLSYLRQLPVDILKIDRSFIATVPAEGDGFVKAILALAHDQGATVVAEGIEHAWQHQLLKGLGCDMGQGYYFARPLPSSQVIPDHPDFPLREVQLTPAELITGGRL; encoded by the coding sequence GTGAAGCAAAGTGCCTTCCCTACAACGTTATTTATCCTGCTTGTCACATCCCTGCTCGTCCATTTCCTGTGGGTGGCGACCGGCGCTTCCGAGGGTCATCTGCGGCACCTCCTGGGGAACCTGAGTTTTTTCCCGACCTGCCTGCTGAGTGCAGCACTGGCGTGGTCGCTGGCCCGCCGGTTGTCTGGTCAGAGCCGCCGCGCCTGGACATTCTTTACGGCCGGCATCCTCTGCTGGGGCGCCGGCCAGGCCATCTACACGGCGCTTGATCTCTCCGGGAGCGCCACGTTTCCGTCGCTGGCCGATATCGGGTACCTGCTGCTGGCGCCACTGTTCCTGTGCGGAGTCACGCAGCTCTGGCAACCGGCGCAGTCCCGTCTTCAGGCGCTCAGTTTCCTGCTGGATGTCGCCATTATCGTCGTCGCCGTCGGCGACACTATCTGGCACACGTCCATCCGACATGTCGCTGCTCAGTACGCGGGGCAGCCTTTTGCCCTGACGGTTGCTGTGGCGTACCCGGTATCCACCCTGCTGGTGGTGGCCCTGCTGCTGGTGATGGCCAGCTGGCGGTCGCGTGGAATCCACCGGGCACAGCTCGCCATGCTGGGTGCGGGCCTGGCGTTGAATCTGGTGGCGCACACGCTGTATGCGGATCAGGCGTCACGCGGGACCTACCAGCTCGGTCAGGCCCTTGATCTGATGTGGGCGCTGGGGTTCACGGCGTTTGGTGCCGCGGCATACCTGCGGCTCAGGACAGCAGACCCGGCCGGGGAGCTTACGCAGCCGCTGTCGGTCCGTGGTCAGCACCGGCTGAACCTGGTGCTGCCTTTTGCGGCCCTCGCTCTGTCCTATGCGGTGCTATTCGGAATTCATGACACCCAGGCCCTCAGACTGGGGGACCCAGGGGTGGTTCTGCTCTTTGTGCTGCTGTTCGCCCGCCAGGGCCTGGCGGTGATAGATACCCGGCGCCTGACGCGCAGCCTTGAATTTCAGGGCAGATACGACAGTCTGACCGGGCTGCTCAACCGGCGTTCGCTGTCCAGGGACCTGGACCATAAGATCCAGGCCGCCCAGGGGCACAAAGCACTGGTGGGCGTGATGTTTCTCGACCTGGACCGCATGAAGCACATCAACGACGCCTACGGCCACGCGGCAGGGGATGAGGTCCTGCGCCACCTGGCGCAGCGCCTGAGGTCCAGCACGCGGAGTTCGGACGCGATTGCACGCTTCGGGGGCGATGAATTCGTGCTGACCATGACCGTAGCTGACCGGGGTCAGCTGACGCAGGTGGTGCAGCGTCTGCTCACGGCGGTCGCTCAGCCGATCCTGTTCGGCGACACGGAATTTCATGTCACGGCGAGTATCGGCATCGCGGTGTGCCCGGACGACAGTGCAGATGCTGTGACCGCGCTGCACCACGCTGACCTGGCCATGTACCGCGCCAAGGCCCTGGGGAAGAATACCTATTCTTTCTACGAGCCTCACAACCACGCCGTGCATGTGCAGCACGTCCGACTTGAAGAACAACTGCGCGACGCCCTGCGGCACGGCACCCTGGAACTCCATTACCAGCCTATCGTCGCCCTGACGGACACGCGCATGTCCGGTGTCGAGGCCCTGCTTCGATGGACCTGCCCGGGTCTTGGGCCGGTGTCGCCTCTGAAGATCGTCCAGGTGGCCGAGGAATCCGGCCTGATGCCGGAACTGGGTGCCTGGGTGCTGACCACGGCAGTGAGGCAGCTTGCCGAGTGGCGCACAGTTCGGCCCATGGGCCTGACCGTCGCCGTCAACGTGTCGGCATCGCAGTTTGCCCTTGCGGACTTTGTTCCTCTGGTCAAGAGGGTTCTGGCCGAGAGCAACCTTCCAGGGGACGCTCTGGTGCTCGAATTGACCGAAAGTACCCTGATTCAGGACGTTGAAGCCTCTGCGGCCAAGATGCGCGAGCTGAAAGCGCTTGGCATCCGCATGGCGCTCGATGACTTTGGCACCGGGTATTCCAGCCTGAGTTACCTCAGGCAGCTGCCCGTGGACATCCTGAAGATCGACCGGTCGTTTATCGCGACCGTTCCGGCGGAAGGGGACGGATTTGTCAAAGCAATCCTGGCACTGGCCCACGACCAGGGAGCCACGGTCGTGGCGGAGGGGATCGAACACGCCTGGCAACATCAGCTGCTGAAGGGTCTGGGGTGTGACATGGGACAGGGCTATTACTTCGCCAGGCCACTTCCTTCTTCTCAGGTGATCCCGGACCACCCTGACTTTCCGCTGCGGGAAGTCCAGTTGACTCCCGCCGAGCTCATCACAGGTGGGCGGCTCTAA
- a CDS encoding double zinc ribbon domain-containing protein: protein MPENAVSYHVCPQCARAVPAQAGEQFCPNDGTALLKTCPGCSAPILSPYSQFCTRCARPYAGSLHSTGGWGRRG from the coding sequence GTGCCGGAAAACGCCGTGTCTTACCACGTCTGTCCACAATGCGCTCGTGCGGTACCCGCCCAGGCAGGCGAGCAGTTCTGTCCCAATGACGGAACAGCACTCCTGAAGACCTGTCCAGGCTGCTCCGCGCCCATCCTGTCGCCATATTCACAGTTCTGCACGCGGTGTGCCCGCCCCTACGCCGGTTCGCTACACAGCACGGGGGGCTGGGGCCGGCGCGGGTAG